The following proteins come from a genomic window of Cyanobacteriota bacterium:
- a CDS encoding iron-containing alcohol dehydrogenase — translation NPDVIIAVGGGSPMDAAKVMWLMYEQPQVEFEGLAMRFMDIRKRVYELPTLGQKAQLICIPTTSGTGSEVTPFAVVTDDRVGIKYPLADYALTPNMAIVDPNLTLNMPKRLTAYGGIDALTHALESYVSVMASDFTDGLALQAIKLLLTYLPRAYQQGAKDPEAREKVHYAATIAGMAFANAFLGVCHSLAHKLGSTFHVPHGLANALMISHVIRYNATDAPFKQAIFPQYRYPNAKHRYAEIADYLHLGGDTDDEKVERLIAAIEDLKRQLEIPATIRETLSETEQEFYDHLESMAEQAFDDQCTGANPRYPLIQDMRELYILAYRGCRLDASLYHQTDPVLTS, via the coding sequence AACCCTGATGTGATTATTGCCGTCGGGGGTGGATCGCCGATGGATGCAGCGAAGGTGATGTGGTTGATGTATGAGCAGCCACAGGTGGAATTTGAGGGCTTGGCAATGCGATTTATGGATATTCGCAAGCGGGTCTATGAGTTGCCAACCTTGGGTCAAAAGGCCCAGCTCATCTGTATTCCCACCACATCAGGAACAGGGTCAGAGGTTACACCGTTTGCAGTGGTGACAGACGATCGCGTGGGTATCAAATATCCCTTAGCAGACTATGCCCTTACCCCCAATATGGCCATTGTTGATCCTAACCTGACCTTAAACATGCCGAAGCGCCTGACAGCCTACGGTGGCATTGATGCCCTCACCCATGCCCTGGAATCCTACGTGTCAGTGATGGCCAGTGACTTTACCGATGGGCTGGCACTGCAAGCCATCAAGCTGCTGCTCACTTACCTGCCCCGTGCCTATCAACAGGGAGCTAAGGATCCAGAGGCACGGGAAAAAGTTCACTACGCAGCGACGATCGCAGGTATGGCCTTTGCCAACGCCTTCTTAGGAGTGTGTCACTCCCTAGCTCACAAGTTGGGATCAACTTTCCACGTGCCCCATGGCCTAGCCAATGCCTTGATGATTAGCCATGTCATCCGCTACAACGCCACGGATGCACCGTTTAAGCAGGCTATTTTCCCGCAATATCGCTATCCCAACGCTAAGCATCGCTACGCAGAAATTGCTGACTACTTGCATCTAGGAGGCGATACGGACGACGAGAAGGTAGAACGGTTGATTGCAGCGATCGAAGACCTGAAGCGTCAATTAGAGATTCCGGCCACTATTCGTGAAACCCTGTCGGAAACCGAGCAAGAGTTCTACGACCACCTGGAGTCTATGGCAGAACAAGCCTTTGACGACCAATGCACTGGCGCAAATCCCCGCTATCCACTCATTCAAGACATGCGAGAACTGTATATCTTGGCCTACCGTGGCTGTCGCCTTGATGCCAGCCTGTATCACCAGACCGATCCTGTCCTCACGTCATAG